Proteins encoded together in one Camelina sativa cultivar DH55 chromosome 9, Cs, whole genome shotgun sequence window:
- the LOC104710800 gene encoding BAHD acyltransferase At3g29680-like produces MALKITKISQVNPARNSSHGSSDPLIYPLTFFDLRWLKFHPTERVIFYKLNTCSSPEAFHSVILPKLEHSLSLVLRHYLPLAGRLTWDPQDPKPHIVVSPHDSVSLTVTESDADFSYISGKGLRPETEIRVLLPKSSVFGDSTSLVSLQVTLFPNQGFCIGIAAHHSSMDGKTMVMFIKSWAHICKHGAMDLPNDLTPFLDRTVINVPAGLDAKVLELLSYLSNEKDSFKSLKLPPIEEISPDVVRVTLELTQENIEKLRERAKRESTRSHLELHLSTFVVANAYLWTCLVKTRGGDVNRPVRFIFVADYRNRLDPPVPDTYFGNCVFPIGCFGYKAKVFLEEDGYVNAVEILSDSVRSIGSQEIETICKLYIDGTKSVEPGTQAGSVAGSNQFGLYGSDFGWGKPCNSEIVSIDRNEAISMSERRDEPGGVEIGFCLKKCEMDIFLSLFQNGLEMVL; encoded by the coding sequence ATGGCGTTAAAGATAACCAAGATCTCCCAAGTCAACCCAGCAAGAAACTCCTCTCATGGCTCATCCGACCCACTTATTTACCCACTCACGTTCTTCGACTTACGGTGGTTAAAATTTCATCCAACCGAAAGAGTCATCTTCTACAAACTCAATACATGCTCATCGCCCGAGGCCTTCCACTCTGTGATCCTCCCCAAGCTTGagcactctctctctctcgtccttCGTCACTACCTCCCGCTCGCAGGCCGCCTCACGTGGGATCCACAAGATCCTAAGCCACACATCGTCGTCTCTCCCCACGACTCTGTCTCATTGACAGTTACCGAGAGCGATGCTGATTTTTCCTATATCTCCGGAAAAGGGCTACGTCCTGAGACCGAGATACGCGTTTTGTTGCCCAAATCTTCGGTTTTTGGTGACTCAACGTCTCTTGTTTCATTGCAAGTCACGTTGTTTCCTAACCAAGGGTTTTGTATTGGTATAGCAGCTCATCATTCTAGTATGGACGGCAAAACAATGGTTATGTTTATCAAATCATGGGCTCACATATGTAAACATGGAGCCATGGATTTACCAAATGATTTAACTCCGTTTTTGGATCGTACGGTTATCAATGTTCCTGCAGGTCTCGATGCAAAAGTGTTGGAACTCTTGTCATATTTGTCAAATGAGAAAGATAGCTTCAAATCATTGAAGCTGCCTCCTATCGAGGAGATCAGCCCCGACGTAGTCCGGGTCACGCTGGAGTTAACTCAAGAGAATATAGAGAAGCTTAGGGAGCGAGCCAAAAGGGAGTCAACTCGctctcatcttgagcttcacTTGTCCACGTTCGTTGTCGCCAACGCGTATCTTTGGACATGCTTGGTGAAGACGCGTGGGGGAGATGTGAACAGACCAGTGCGTTTCATCTTTGTTGCTGATTATAGGAACCGGTTAGATCCACCTGTTCCTGATACGTATTTCGGGAACTGCGTGTTCCCCATCGGTTGCTTTGGCTACAAAGCGAAAGTATTTTTGGAAGAAGATGGATATGTCAACGCAGTTGAAATTCTAAGTGATTCCGTAAGAAGTATTGGTTCACAAGAGATTGAAACAATTTGCAAGTTGTACATTGATGGAACAAAGAGTGTGGAACCGGGTACACAGGCAGGGTCAGTAGCTGGTTCGAACCAGTTTGGTCTATACGGGTCAGATTTCGGCTGGGGGAAACCTTGTAACAGTGAGATTGTTTCCATCGACCGAAACGAGGCAATTTCTATGTCGGAGAGGAGGGATGAGCCCGGTGGTGTGGAGATCGGCTTCTGTTTGAAGAAATGTGAGATGGATATAtttctttctctatttcaaAATGGTTTAGAAATGGTTCTCTAG
- the LOC104715151 gene encoding BAHD acyltransferase At3g29680-like codes for MALKITKISQVNPGRNASHDSSDSLIYPLTFFDLRWLKFHPTERVIFYKLNTYSSPESFYSVFLPKLEHPLSLVLRHYLPLAGRLTWDPQDPKPHIVVSPHDSVSLTVAESDADFSCISGKGLRPETDIRALVPKSSVFGDSTSLVSLQVTLFPNQGFCIGIAAHHSSMDGKTMVRFIKSHMLLRLASWST; via the coding sequence ATGGCGTTAAAGATAACCAAGATCTCCCAAGTCAACCCAGGAAGAAACGCCTCTCATGACTCATCCGACTCACTTATTTACCCACTCACGTTCTTCGACTTACGGTGGTTGAAGTTTCATCCAACCGAAAGAGTCATCTTCTACAAACTCAATACATACTCATCCCCCGAGTCCTTCTACTCTGTGTTCCTCCCCAAGCTTGAGcaccctctctctctcgtccTTCGTCACTACCTCCCACTCGCAGGCCGCCTCACGTGGGATCCACAAGATCCTAAGCCACATATCGTCGTCTCTCCCCACGACTCTGTCTCATTGACAGTTGCCGAGAGCGATGCTGATTTTTCCTGTATCTCCGGAAAAGGGCTACGTCCTGAGACCGATATACGCGCTTTGGTGCCAAAATCTTCGGTTTTTGGTGACTCAACGTCTCTTGTTTCATTGCAAGTCACGTTATTTCCTAACCAAGGGTTTTGTATTGGTATAGCAGCTCATCATTCTAGTATGGACGGCAAAACAATGGTTAGGTTTATCAAATCACATATGCTCTTGCGGCTTGCCTCTTGGTCGACGTAA
- the LOC104710801 gene encoding phenolic glucoside malonyltransferase 2-like: protein MTLHITETVRVSPAADSDSVLNTANSLTIPLTFFDLPWLVFHPVTRVFFYKLTESTHEHFHSIILPKLKLSLSLVLRNYLPLTGHITWNTNEAKPSILVTPNDAVLVTIAESEADFSHLSGYGQRPVSKLHALLPKLPVTDDSATAFSIQITLFPNQGFSIGVTAHHAVLDGKTSSTFIKTWAHICKQQLENMPENLIPSYDRSVIKDPTGLDEKMIEMVRSLKEDKTNVVLSLTPFPAKKLGDDVVLATLVLSRDDIETLRERVKNESPSLHLSTFVIAYAYAWTCFVKARGGNGERSVSFLFVGDFRERLDPKLPASYFGNCMFPVGCYNRKAAEFTEEKGFVTAAEILNDLVKGLSSRKIETIADSFIEGFGFKSWSTQFGTVAGSTRLGVYEADFGWGRPVKVDIVSIDQGKAISMAERRDESGGLEIGMCLKKSEMDMVVSFFKNGLKS, encoded by the coding sequence ATGACGCTACACATCACTGAGACTGTCCGAGTCTCCCCTGCCGCCGACTCGGACTCTGTCCTCAACACAGCCAACTCGCTCACAATCCCTTTAACATTCTTCGACCTACCATGGCTAGTATTTCACCCTGTCACACGAGTCTTCTTCTACAAACTCACCGAGTCGACCCATGAGCATTTCCACTCTATCATCCTCCCTAAGCtcaagctctctctctcccttgtCCTGCGCAACTACCTCCCTCTCACCGGCCATATCACCTGGAACACAAACGAAGCCAAACCAAGCATCCTGGTCACTCCAAATGACGCCGTTTTGGTGACTATAGCCGAGAGTGAAGCTGACTTTTCTCATTTGTCCGGCTATGGACAACGTCCTGTCTCCAAGTTACACGCCTTGCTTCCCAAGTTACCTGTTACGGATGACTCAGCCACAGCCTTCTCCATACAAATCACGTTGTTCCCGAACCAAGGATTCTCTATCGGCGTCACAGCACACCACGCCGTTTTAGACGGGAAAACGTCAAGCACGTTCATCAAAACTTGGGCACACATCTGCAAACAACAACTTGAAAACATGCCGGAGAATCTGATTCCATCTTATGATCGGTCGGTGATCAAAGATCCGACCGGACTTGATGAAAAGATGATAGAGATGGTGAGATCTCTCAAAGAGGACAAAACCAACGTTGTCTTGAGCTTGACACCGTTTCCGGCAAAAAAACTCGGAGACGACGTTGTCTTGGCCACGCTCGTGCTCTCTAGGGATGACATCGAGACACTCAGGGAGCGAGTCAAGAACGAGTCACCGAGCCTTCACTTGTCCACTTTTGTCATTGCCTACGCTTACGCGTGGACTTGCTTTGTTAAGGCACGTGGAGGCAATGGAGAGAGATCAGTGAGTTTTCTGTTCGTAGGGGATTTTAGAGAACGGTTGGATCCGAAGCTTCCGGCGAGTTACTTCGGAAACTGTATGTTTCCGGTGGGTTGTTACAACCGTAAGGCGGCCGAGTTTACGGAAGAGAAGGGGTTTGTGACGGCGGCTGAGATTCTTAATGATTTGGTCAAAGGATTGAGTTCAAGAAAGATAGAGACTATTGCGGACTCCTTTATTGAAGGATTTGGTTTTAAGAGTTGGAGCACACAGTTTGGGACGGTTGCTGGGTCGACCCGGTTGGGAGTATACGAGGCGGATTTCGGGTGGGGAAGACCCGTTAAGGTTGATATTGTCTCTATCGACCAAGGGAAGGCGATCTCGATGGCAGAGAGACGTGATGAATCAGGTGGCCTGGAGATTGGAATGTGTTTGAAAAAGTCAGAAATGGACATGGTAGTGTCTTTTTTCAAGAATGGTTTAAAAAgttaa